A region from the Chloroflexota bacterium genome encodes:
- a CDS encoding alcohol dehydrogenase catalytic domain-containing protein, producing MEALVLTAPHAFEIREVPRPEPAANEVVCRVRAIAICGTDAEIIEGGFPGRWPRAYPFIPGHEWSGEVVAAGPIAEQNGFIVGTRVAGTSHSGCGYCRMCRIGRYNLCFNYGREDLGHRQYGHYTQGAYAEYVVHTIKSVFRIPDAMAFDTAALCDTASIALHSVRRPGIEPGDLVASVGSGGMGLLVAMCARVLGAARVIVIGGGKRLERARTLGFETVDYHDGDPVAQVRDWSGGMGVDVALDSAGSRDSVGQAIGMVRKGGRVALTGIPKEPTQVDFQKIVLEEIDLYGVRANRNTMESVIPLMADGRIPAGRLITHHFPLSEFREALRVFNERVDGALKVIVEP from the coding sequence ATGGAAGCGCTCGTCCTCACCGCTCCCCATGCCTTCGAGATCCGCGAGGTCCCCCGGCCGGAGCCGGCCGCCAACGAGGTCGTCTGCCGGGTTCGGGCCATCGCGATCTGCGGCACGGACGCCGAGATCATCGAGGGTGGCTTCCCCGGCCGCTGGCCGCGGGCCTATCCGTTCATTCCCGGCCACGAATGGTCCGGCGAGGTCGTGGCAGCCGGGCCGATCGCCGAGCAGAACGGCTTCATCGTGGGTACGCGCGTCGCGGGGACCTCCCACTCCGGCTGCGGTTACTGCCGGATGTGCCGCATCGGCCGCTACAACCTGTGCTTCAACTACGGGCGCGAGGACCTGGGTCATCGCCAGTACGGCCACTACACGCAGGGAGCGTACGCCGAGTACGTCGTCCACACGATCAAGAGCGTCTTCCGGATCCCGGACGCGATGGCGTTCGACACGGCCGCCCTGTGCGACACCGCCTCGATCGCCCTCCACTCGGTCCGCCGTCCCGGGATCGAGCCCGGCGATCTCGTCGCCTCCGTGGGCTCGGGCGGGATGGGCCTGCTCGTCGCGATGTGCGCCCGGGTCCTCGGGGCGGCGCGGGTCATCGTCATCGGCGGTGGGAAGCGCCTCGAACGCGCTCGCACGCTCGGCTTCGAGACGGTCGACTACCACGACGGCGACCCCGTGGCACAGGTCCGCGACTGGTCCGGCGGGATGGGCGTGGACGTCGCGCTGGACTCGGCCGGCTCCAGGGACTCGGTCGGCCAGGCGATCGGGATGGTCCGCAAGGGCGGCCGGGTCGCCCTCACGGGGATCCCGAAGGAGCCGACCCAGGTCGACTTCCAGAAGATCGTCCTCGAGGAGATCGACCTCTACGGAGTCCGGGCCAACCGCAACACGATGGAGTCCGTGATCCCGCTCATGGCCGACGGGCGGATCCCGGCCGGCCGGCTCATCACCCACCACTTCCCGCTGTCCGAGTTCCGCGAGGCGCTGCGGGTCTTCAACGAGCGCGTCGACGGCGCACTCAAGGTGATCGTCGAGCCGTGA
- a CDS encoding ABC transporter ATP-binding protein, translated as MLLEIEGLHAGYGGGGDILRGVDLSLAEGDFVCLIGPNGAGKSTLLRAISGILRPRRGSIRFDGVNVGGWRPDLLFRRGIAHVPQGRSTFPQMTVHENLLMGAYSIRDRSLVPERLRAAAELFPIVVEQGGRRAGLLSGGEQKQVEMARAVVTAPRLLLLDEPTLGLEPRAARTVMAKMRELNEQGVTILLVEQNARIGLGAAGSGCVMELGTIKLRGAGQALLDDPQVKRLYLGESAAV; from the coding sequence ATGCTGCTCGAGATCGAGGGTCTCCACGCAGGCTACGGTGGCGGCGGCGACATCCTGCGGGGTGTCGACCTCAGCCTCGCTGAGGGCGACTTCGTCTGTCTCATCGGGCCGAACGGGGCCGGGAAGTCGACGCTCCTGCGGGCCATCTCGGGGATCCTCCGGCCGCGCCGCGGCAGCATCCGCTTCGACGGCGTGAACGTGGGAGGATGGCGTCCCGACCTGCTCTTCCGACGCGGCATCGCCCACGTCCCGCAGGGCCGGAGCACGTTCCCGCAGATGACGGTGCACGAGAATCTCCTCATGGGCGCATACAGCATCCGCGACCGCTCGCTCGTACCGGAGCGGCTGCGCGCGGCCGCCGAGCTCTTTCCGATCGTCGTCGAGCAGGGAGGCCGCCGCGCCGGCCTCCTGAGCGGCGGGGAGCAGAAGCAGGTCGAGATGGCCCGGGCGGTCGTGACGGCACCGCGCCTCCTCCTCCTCGACGAGCCCACGCTCGGCCTGGAGCCCCGCGCGGCTCGCACGGTGATGGCAAAGATGCGCGAGCTCAACGAGCAGGGAGTGACGATCCTCCTCGTCGAGCAGAACGCCCGGATCGGGCTCGGCGCGGCGGGGTCCGGCTGCGTGATGGAGCTCGGCACGATCAAGCTGCGCGGCGCGGGCCAGGCGCTGCTCGACGATCCGCAGGTCAAGCGGCTCTACCTCGGCGAGAGTGCCGCGGTATGA
- a CDS encoding cyclase family protein yields MTRLVDLTQPWGDRMPTWPQFASIEVTDITTHHRDRKSTMLVKTNMHTGTHIDAPSHYCETGRDLGRIGLDELYGTGLVIDLRPITRPWSSYSLADIEAHLPPGESIREGDIVVLYTGWDRFNWTQPTRDDVTYFDRHPGPQPEVIDFLIGKGIKWIGADLASIDHSLHTRVRLMRPDLVAEYEAMTGRPIEATLPEKDFEYIHYATARHDVSMLENLGGELAEVAGRRVTMGAFPWRWQGGEGCICRVAAFVEE; encoded by the coding sequence ATGACCCGCCTCGTCGACCTGACCCAGCCGTGGGGCGATCGGATGCCCACGTGGCCCCAGTTCGCCTCGATCGAAGTCACCGACATCACGACGCACCACCGGGACCGCAAGAGCACGATGCTCGTGAAGACGAACATGCATACCGGCACCCACATCGACGCGCCGAGCCACTACTGCGAAACCGGCCGGGACCTCGGCCGGATCGGGCTTGACGAGCTCTACGGAACGGGCCTCGTGATCGATCTCCGGCCGATCACCCGGCCCTGGAGCTCCTACAGCCTGGCCGACATCGAGGCCCACCTCCCGCCGGGCGAGTCGATCCGCGAGGGCGACATCGTCGTCCTGTACACCGGCTGGGACCGCTTCAACTGGACGCAGCCGACCCGCGACGACGTGACCTATTTCGACCGCCATCCGGGCCCTCAGCCCGAGGTGATCGATTTCCTCATCGGCAAGGGCATCAAGTGGATCGGCGCCGATCTCGCGTCGATCGACCACTCCCTGCACACGCGCGTCCGCCTGATGCGCCCGGACCTCGTCGCCGAATACGAGGCGATGACCGGCCGGCCGATCGAGGCGACGCTGCCCGAGAAGGATTTCGAGTACATCCACTACGCGACAGCGCGGCACGACGTCTCGATGCTCGAGAACCTCGGTGGCGAGCTTGCCGAGGTCGCCGGCAGGCGCGTGACCATGGGCGCCTTCCCGTGGCGCTGGCAGGGCGGCGAGGGCTGCATCTGCCGCGTCGCCGCATTCGTGGAGGAGTAG
- a CDS encoding thiamine pyrophosphate-dependent dehydrogenase E1 component subunit alpha, whose protein sequence is MTIDRATALDLYRVMRTIRRFEQRSATLFGENKIWGTIHSYAGEEAIAAGVCAHLRDDDWITSTHRGHGHCIAKRADLGKMFAELLGRETGYCRGRGGSMHIADTSKGNLGANGIVGGGIPIATGAALTARQLGTDQVAVSFFGDGGANQGTFHESLNLAAIWKLPVIYVCENNQYAESLPAGRAFATDDIASRAIGYGMPGVNVDGRDVRLVHAVAGEAIARARAGGGPTLIVAESYRHEGHYYGDPQQYRTKEEIETWRTTFDPIVNARAWLISDGLASEAEIDAVDREVDEATEAAIAWAETGPLASPITPEEIYASY, encoded by the coding sequence ATGACCATCGACCGGGCGACCGCGCTCGACCTCTACCGGGTGATGCGGACGATCCGCCGCTTCGAGCAGCGCTCGGCCACCCTCTTCGGTGAGAACAAGATCTGGGGCACGATCCACAGCTACGCCGGCGAGGAGGCCATCGCCGCGGGTGTCTGCGCCCACCTTCGCGATGACGACTGGATCACCTCGACCCATCGGGGCCACGGCCACTGCATCGCCAAGCGGGCCGATCTCGGGAAGATGTTCGCGGAGCTCCTCGGGCGTGAGACCGGCTACTGCCGCGGCCGGGGCGGCTCGATGCACATCGCCGACACCTCGAAGGGCAACCTCGGGGCGAACGGGATCGTCGGCGGCGGGATCCCGATCGCGACCGGCGCGGCCCTCACCGCCCGGCAGCTCGGCACGGACCAGGTCGCCGTCTCGTTCTTCGGCGACGGGGGCGCCAACCAGGGCACGTTCCACGAGTCGCTCAACCTCGCCGCGATCTGGAAGCTGCCGGTCATCTACGTCTGCGAGAACAACCAGTACGCGGAGAGCCTCCCGGCAGGCAGGGCCTTCGCCACCGACGACATCGCCTCGCGGGCGATCGGCTACGGGATGCCCGGAGTCAACGTGGACGGTCGGGACGTCCGGCTCGTCCACGCGGTCGCCGGCGAGGCGATCGCCCGGGCCCGGGCGGGAGGCGGACCGACCCTGATCGTCGCCGAGTCCTACCGCCACGAGGGCCACTACTACGGCGATCCGCAGCAGTACCGGACGAAGGAGGAGATCGAGACCTGGCGGACGACGTTCGACCCGATCGTCAACGCCCGCGCCTGGCTCATCTCGGACGGCCTGGCGAGCGAGGCGGAGATCGACGCCGTCGACCGCGAGGTGGACGAAGCGACCGAGGCCGCGATCGCCTGGGCCGAGACCGGCCCGCTCGCCTCGCCGATCACGCCGGAGGAGATTTATGCCAGCTACTGA
- a CDS encoding LacI family DNA-binding transcriptional regulator, with protein sequence MGATRARATITDVAADAGVHPSTVSRVLNGHAGSTIRPATRERILAAAERLGYRPSALARSLRLQRTLTLGMLVPDITNPFFSSIIKGAEDAARERGYNLILCNSEDEPEREATYLRVLRERQVDGLFIASSQMADDTIAELREEAFPFVLLNRATQSTEDLAVVVDNYAAAVEVVAHLAALGHRRVGHIAGPQNTTTGIERREGYRAGVLACGLADEPELVVEADAFSEEAGHRALGIMLAGPARPTAVFAANDLIAIGMLQRLRETGARVPGDLSIVGFNDIPLAGLLEPALTTVRVPQLEMGVAGARLLIDRVEGRPIGAVRLTLPTELVIRASSAAPAAL encoded by the coding sequence ATGGGCGCGACGAGAGCTCGAGCGACGATCACCGACGTGGCGGCGGACGCCGGCGTCCACCCGTCCACGGTGTCGCGCGTCCTCAACGGCCACGCCGGGTCAACGATCCGGCCGGCCACGCGCGAGCGCATCCTCGCGGCCGCCGAGCGTCTCGGCTACCGGCCCTCGGCCCTCGCCCGCAGCCTCCGGCTGCAGCGGACGCTGACGCTCGGGATGCTCGTCCCGGACATCACCAACCCGTTCTTCTCGTCGATCATCAAGGGGGCCGAGGACGCGGCGCGCGAGCGAGGCTACAACCTCATCCTGTGCAACTCGGAGGACGAACCGGAGCGCGAGGCGACCTACCTCCGCGTGCTCCGCGAGCGCCAGGTGGACGGCCTGTTCATCGCGTCCTCGCAGATGGCCGACGACACGATCGCCGAGCTGCGCGAGGAGGCCTTCCCGTTCGTCCTCCTCAACCGCGCGACCCAGAGCACCGAGGACCTCGCGGTCGTCGTCGACAACTACGCCGCGGCCGTCGAGGTGGTCGCCCATCTCGCCGCCCTCGGCCACCGCCGCGTCGGCCACATCGCCGGGCCCCAGAACACGACGACCGGTATCGAGCGGCGCGAGGGGTACCGGGCCGGCGTCCTCGCCTGCGGCCTGGCCGACGAGCCCGAGCTCGTGGTCGAGGCCGACGCGTTCTCCGAGGAGGCGGGGCACCGGGCGCTCGGGATCATGCTCGCCGGCCCCGCCCGGCCGACGGCCGTCTTCGCCGCCAACGATCTCATCGCCATCGGCATGCTGCAGCGGCTTCGCGAGACCGGCGCCCGCGTCCCGGGCGACCTCTCGATCGTGGGCTTCAACGACATCCCGCTGGCCGGCCTGCTCGAGCCCGCGCTCACGACCGTGCGCGTGCCGCAGCTCGAGATGGGCGTCGCCGGCGCGCGCCTGCTCATCGACCGGGTCGAGGGTCGACCGATCGGCGCCGTGCGCCTGACCCTTCCGACCGAGCTCGTCATCCGCGCATCCTCGGCCGCGCCGGCCGCACTGTGA
- a CDS encoding alpha-ketoacid dehydrogenase subunit beta has protein sequence MPATETAPAGAPGGTIEQFYAEALRDALRLEMQRDPRVLVMGEDIAEHGGAFQVTAGLLAEFGPERIRQTPISEIGIVGAGVGAALTGLRPIVELMYIDFSGLAIDQIVNQAAQNRFMFGGQARVPLVVRTQGGSGRGNAAQHSKSLEAWFTHVAGLKVVMPATPGDAKGLLTAAIRDDDPVMFIEHKLLYRTKGPVPQGEYVVPLGKADVKRVGSDLTIVTWSREVLFALEAAAKLADEGVEAEIVDLRSLVPLDRETILASVRKTRRLLVVHEAIKRGGYGGEIAALVAEEAFDDLDAPPRRLAGVETPIPYAAHLERGVIPQVEDIVRVAKELVG, from the coding sequence ATGCCAGCTACTGAGACGGCCCCCGCCGGGGCTCCCGGCGGGACGATCGAGCAGTTCTACGCCGAGGCGCTCCGCGACGCGCTCCGGCTCGAGATGCAGCGCGACCCGCGGGTCCTCGTGATGGGTGAGGACATCGCCGAGCATGGCGGCGCGTTCCAGGTGACGGCGGGCCTGCTCGCGGAGTTCGGCCCGGAGCGGATCCGCCAGACGCCGATCAGCGAGATCGGGATCGTCGGCGCGGGCGTGGGCGCGGCACTCACCGGCCTGCGGCCGATCGTCGAGCTCATGTATATCGACTTCTCTGGCTTGGCGATCGATCAGATCGTGAACCAGGCGGCGCAGAACCGCTTCATGTTCGGTGGACAGGCGCGGGTGCCGCTCGTCGTGCGGACCCAGGGCGGCTCGGGCCGCGGCAATGCCGCCCAGCACTCGAAGTCGCTCGAAGCGTGGTTCACCCACGTCGCGGGCCTGAAGGTCGTCATGCCGGCGACGCCCGGCGACGCGAAGGGCCTCCTCACCGCCGCGATCCGGGACGACGACCCGGTCATGTTCATCGAGCACAAGCTCCTCTACCGCACGAAGGGACCGGTCCCGCAGGGCGAGTACGTCGTCCCGCTCGGCAAGGCCGACGTAAAGCGGGTGGGGAGCGATCTCACGATCGTGACCTGGTCGCGCGAGGTGCTGTTCGCGCTCGAGGCCGCGGCGAAGCTCGCCGACGAAGGCGTGGAAGCGGAGATCGTCGACCTGCGCTCCCTCGTGCCCCTCGACCGGGAGACGATCCTCGCGAGCGTGCGCAAGACACGGCGACTGCTCGTCGTCCACGAGGCCATCAAGCGCGGCGGCTATGGCGGCGAGATCGCCGCGCTCGTCGCCGAGGAGGCCTTCGACGATCTCGACGCCCCGCCGCGCCGCCTCGCCGGCGTGGAGACGCCGATCCCGTACGCGGCGCATCTCGAGCGCGGCGTCATCCCCCAGGTCGAGGACATCGTCCGCGTCGCGAAGGAGCTCGTCGGGTGA
- a CDS encoding alcohol dehydrogenase catalytic domain-containing protein — translation MSLPSRMRAVVFEAPERFALDEIRMPEPGAGHALVRVEAAMVCATDRKILAGTFAGTTFPHVPGHEFAGTIAALGPATIGPPAGTRVGVEVHVGCGVCDRCREGLYNLCRNYGRTEMGHAHVGFTIAGGLAEYASVPVAALHPLPDAVSTADGAWTDNLGVALWAIERARLLAGESVVVVGCGAIGLCAAQLARATGAGQVTLVGRGERLARATRFADTVVDERDAGALAGTADVVVEFAGTSEAARLAIAAARRGGRVVLGGATGQGVDFPSIDLSTIVRGHLDVLGSVANPKGVSGRALALLASGAIDVAGLTTHHFPLDQFNDAWATFTERRDGAIRVMVAP, via the coding sequence ATGAGCCTTCCCTCGCGGATGCGCGCCGTCGTCTTCGAGGCGCCCGAGCGATTCGCCCTCGACGAGATCCGCATGCCCGAGCCCGGCGCGGGCCACGCCCTCGTCCGGGTCGAGGCTGCGATGGTGTGCGCGACGGATCGCAAGATCCTCGCCGGGACGTTCGCCGGCACGACGTTCCCCCATGTGCCGGGCCACGAGTTCGCCGGCACGATCGCCGCGCTCGGGCCGGCGACGATCGGCCCGCCAGCCGGGACCCGGGTGGGAGTGGAGGTCCACGTCGGCTGCGGGGTCTGCGATCGCTGCCGGGAGGGGCTCTACAACCTCTGCCGCAACTACGGCCGGACGGAGATGGGGCACGCCCACGTCGGGTTCACGATCGCCGGCGGCCTGGCCGAGTACGCCAGTGTGCCGGTGGCCGCGCTCCACCCGTTGCCCGACGCGGTCAGCACGGCCGACGGGGCATGGACGGACAACCTCGGGGTCGCCCTCTGGGCGATCGAGCGGGCCCGCCTCCTCGCCGGAGAGTCCGTCGTCGTCGTCGGATGCGGGGCGATCGGGCTGTGCGCCGCGCAGCTCGCCCGGGCGACTGGCGCCGGGCAGGTGACCCTGGTCGGTCGCGGCGAGCGCCTGGCCCGGGCCACCCGGTTCGCCGACACGGTCGTCGACGAGCGCGATGCCGGTGCCCTCGCCGGGACCGCCGACGTCGTCGTGGAGTTCGCCGGCACCTCCGAGGCGGCCAGGCTGGCGATCGCGGCGGCCCGTCGCGGCGGGCGTGTGGTCCTCGGCGGGGCGACCGGCCAGGGGGTGGACTTCCCGTCCATCGACCTCTCGACGATCGTTCGCGGCCACCTCGACGTCCTCGGCTCCGTGGCCAACCCGAAAGGTGTCTCCGGCCGAGCCCTTGCCCTCCTCGCGTCGGGCGCGATCGACGTGGCCGGTCTCACCACCCACCACTTTCCCCTCGACCAGTTCAACGACGCATGGGCGACGTTCACCGAGCGCCGCGACGGCGCGATCCGGGTGATGGTGGCCCCATGA
- a CDS encoding 2-oxo acid dehydrogenase subunit E2 produces the protein MSVTPVILPKLGLTMDEGTLVAWLKQEGDRVEAGEVLFEVETDKATMEVESPVAGYVRRLLAAAGDTVPVTEVIALITTTADEPFTVPSTPVELERPAAVEAPPPAPTAPRLEDERVIASPAARKRAAELGVDLARVRPARGGRISVEDVETVHAAGGPGEGPVAPGGAAVRAPLSRMRRAIAERMTQSFRDVPQFSVSRDVDMTAAAAARTTAGVSFADVLIWAVARSLADHPRLAMRYDPEGLIPPDGIHIGIAVALDDGLLVPVLRDAGAKELAAISRERVALQDGARAGKLPVEALVGAVFTISNLGPQSVDRFTAIVNPPEAAILAVGRVRDLVVARDGAVVIAPTVTLTLSVDHRVVDGAQAAAFLADLAGRLEGGLP, from the coding sequence GTGAGCGTGACCCCGGTCATCCTGCCGAAACTCGGCCTGACCATGGACGAGGGAACGCTCGTGGCGTGGCTGAAGCAGGAAGGCGATCGCGTGGAGGCCGGCGAGGTCCTCTTCGAGGTCGAGACGGACAAGGCCACGATGGAGGTCGAATCTCCGGTCGCCGGGTACGTTCGCCGGCTGCTCGCGGCCGCCGGGGACACCGTTCCGGTCACGGAGGTCATCGCCCTCATCACCACCACCGCCGACGAGCCGTTCACCGTCCCGTCGACGCCCGTGGAGCTGGAGCGACCAGCCGCGGTCGAGGCACCGCCACCCGCTCCGACTGCGCCCCGGCTCGAGGACGAGCGAGTCATCGCCAGTCCGGCGGCCCGCAAGCGGGCCGCGGAGCTCGGCGTGGATCTCGCGCGGGTCCGTCCGGCCAGGGGCGGTCGAATCTCCGTCGAGGATGTCGAGACCGTCCATGCCGCGGGGGGCCCGGGAGAAGGGCCGGTCGCACCAGGCGGCGCCGCCGTCCGCGCCCCGCTGTCGCGGATGCGCCGGGCGATCGCCGAGCGGATGACCCAGTCGTTCCGCGACGTGCCCCAGTTCTCCGTGTCGCGCGACGTGGATATGACGGCCGCGGCAGCCGCCCGGACCACGGCCGGCGTCTCCTTTGCGGACGTGCTCATCTGGGCCGTCGCCCGGTCGCTGGCTGATCACCCGCGGCTCGCGATGCGCTACGACCCGGAGGGGCTGATCCCGCCGGACGGCATCCACATCGGGATCGCAGTCGCGCTGGACGACGGGTTGCTCGTGCCGGTGCTCCGCGATGCCGGCGCGAAGGAGCTCGCGGCGATCTCGCGCGAACGGGTGGCCCTGCAGGATGGTGCCCGTGCCGGGAAGCTCCCGGTGGAGGCGCTCGTCGGCGCGGTCTTCACGATCTCCAATCTCGGCCCGCAGAGCGTCGATCGCTTCACCGCCATCGTGAATCCGCCGGAGGCGGCGATCCTCGCGGTGGGCCGCGTCCGCGATCTCGTCGTGGCGCGCGACGGCGCGGTGGTGATCGCTCCGACCGTGACGCTCACGCTGTCGGTCGATCACCGGGTTGTCGACGGAGCGCAGGCGGCCGCGTTCCTCGCCGATCTCGCGGGTCGGCTCGAGGGCGGCCTGCCGTGA
- a CDS encoding ABC transporter ATP-binding protein, translating to MSAASTSAATAATTTTADEPAHRSGRDGPVCLAVTGIDKSFGGITALVDCSLAVQRGSITALIGPNGSGKTTLFNCITGFYQPDRGQIHVQGVPITGRRPSDIVHLGVMRTFQVTRIFRRMTVLENMIVPVRQLTLRSLFTAAIKGHEAQRAEALLEFVGLQALRHQPAGSLSFGQQKLLELVAALMAEPDLLMLDEPAGGLNPVMIEKVAGHVRELNARGVTFLIIEHNMGFVMNLCDPVIVMHRGTVIAQGSPAVVRDDPTVLDAYLGD from the coding sequence ATGAGCGCGGCATCGACGAGCGCGGCGACAGCGGCAACCACCACGACCGCAGACGAGCCGGCGCACCGGTCGGGGCGTGACGGGCCCGTCTGCCTGGCCGTGACCGGCATCGACAAGTCGTTCGGTGGCATCACCGCGCTCGTCGACTGCTCGTTGGCGGTGCAGCGCGGGAGCATCACCGCGCTCATCGGGCCGAACGGCTCCGGCAAGACCACGCTGTTCAACTGCATCACCGGCTTCTACCAGCCGGACCGCGGCCAGATCCACGTCCAAGGCGTCCCGATCACCGGACGCCGGCCGAGCGACATCGTCCACCTCGGCGTGATGCGCACGTTCCAGGTCACGCGGATCTTCCGGCGCATGACCGTCCTCGAGAACATGATCGTTCCGGTCCGCCAGCTGACGCTGCGGTCGCTCTTCACGGCGGCCATCAAGGGTCATGAGGCGCAGCGCGCGGAGGCGCTCCTCGAGTTCGTCGGTCTGCAGGCCCTGCGGCACCAGCCCGCCGGCAGTCTCTCATTCGGCCAGCAGAAGCTCCTCGAGCTCGTCGCCGCGCTGATGGCCGAGCCGGACCTCCTCATGCTCGATGAGCCGGCCGGCGGGTTGAACCCGGTCATGATCGAGAAGGTCGCCGGTCACGTCCGCGAGCTGAACGCGCGCGGGGTGACGTTCCTCATCATCGAGCACAACATGGGCTTCGTCATGAATCTGTGCGACCCGGTCATCGTGATGCACCGCGGCACGGTGATCGCGCAGGGCTCCCCCGCGGTCGTGCGCGACGACCCGACCGTCCTCGACGCGTACCTCGGAGACTAG
- a CDS encoding branched-chain amino acid ABC transporter permease has translation MNPELLIQSVVLGILTGGVYALMASGLTLIFGIMRVVNVAHGAMIVMAAYVSWVLYKTFNLDPIASIVVVMPIFFVAGALVQWTILRRLGGRDLTLTVLVTFGFAIILEGLQGSLWSSSFQAINTPYSLSSFEIGGIYVPLVRLLAAGVALVLLGALYLLLARSNLGRAIRATTQDPRTAALVGVNVEQVTMLAFALGVSMAAAAGPLLGMIFAFYPATHWLWIGKLLAIVVLGGLGSLAGTFVAAMILGLAEQVATVTVSLDWAPMVFYIFLFGVLIVRPRGLFGTTARESL, from the coding sequence TTGAACCCGGAACTCCTCATCCAGAGCGTCGTCCTGGGCATCCTCACCGGCGGCGTCTACGCGCTCATGGCCTCGGGCCTCACGTTGATCTTCGGGATCATGCGTGTCGTCAACGTGGCGCACGGGGCCATGATCGTGATGGCGGCCTACGTCTCGTGGGTCCTCTACAAGACGTTCAACCTTGATCCGATCGCCTCGATCGTGGTCGTCATGCCGATCTTCTTCGTGGCGGGCGCACTCGTCCAATGGACGATCCTGCGCCGCCTCGGCGGGCGCGATCTCACGCTGACCGTCCTCGTCACCTTCGGCTTCGCGATCATCCTCGAGGGGCTCCAGGGCAGCCTCTGGTCGTCATCGTTCCAGGCGATCAACACGCCCTATTCGCTGAGCAGCTTCGAGATCGGCGGGATCTACGTTCCGCTCGTCCGGCTCCTTGCGGCGGGGGTGGCGCTCGTCCTCCTCGGCGCGCTCTACCTCCTCCTCGCCCGGAGCAACCTCGGCCGCGCGATCCGGGCGACGACCCAGGACCCGCGCACCGCGGCGCTCGTCGGGGTCAACGTGGAACAGGTGACGATGCTGGCGTTCGCGCTGGGCGTCTCGATGGCGGCGGCCGCCGGGCCGCTGCTGGGGATGATCTTCGCCTTCTACCCGGCGACGCACTGGCTGTGGATCGGGAAACTGCTCGCGATCGTCGTCCTCGGCGGGCTGGGGAGCCTTGCCGGCACGTTCGTCGCGGCGATGATCCTGGGCCTGGCCGAGCAGGTCGCGACGGTGACGGTCTCGCTCGACTGGGCGCCGATGGTCTTCTACATCTTCCTGTTCGGTGTCCTGATCGTGCGGCCGCGGGGCCTCTTCGGCACGACCGCCCGGGAAAGCCTGTAG
- a CDS encoding branched-chain amino acid ABC transporter permease — protein MQTRRIVPLIVLALLVALPVFVREGFYLDLLLFTFMYAAMSVGWDIMGGYAGYVSLGHVGFFGIGSYAAGLLVVKFGIPVFVSAPFVGLFAAFIGAGLGWVSLRARGTSFVIVTLTFTYMVQLLALNWRGVTGGSAGLYLPLLDLPGNLVILPFYYSMLILLVVAILVSIAIRRSKFGLGLVAIREEEGKADGSGVNTSLYKILAFAISVSFAGAAGALHAQYLNYVDPDLAFELIITLNLIIMSLVGSRGTVWGPVLGAFIVQPLSQYLIYFMPSQIAGQVHLIALGVVLVLVVMFMPDGIITTYQTWRRGRGGTRAAGATGATDATDARLPGATA, from the coding sequence ATGCAGACCCGCAGGATCGTCCCCCTGATCGTGCTTGCGCTCCTCGTCGCCCTCCCGGTCTTCGTCCGCGAGGGCTTCTACCTGGACCTGCTCCTGTTCACCTTCATGTACGCCGCCATGTCGGTCGGCTGGGACATCATGGGCGGGTACGCCGGCTACGTCTCGCTCGGCCACGTCGGGTTCTTCGGGATCGGGTCGTACGCGGCCGGGCTGCTCGTCGTCAAGTTCGGGATCCCGGTCTTCGTGAGCGCCCCGTTCGTGGGGCTCTTCGCGGCGTTCATCGGGGCCGGTCTGGGATGGGTCTCGCTGCGGGCGCGGGGGACGTCGTTCGTCATCGTGACGCTCACCTTCACGTACATGGTCCAGCTCCTCGCGCTGAACTGGCGGGGCGTCACGGGCGGCAGCGCCGGTCTCTACCTGCCGCTCCTCGACCTTCCGGGGAACCTCGTCATCCTGCCGTTCTATTACTCGATGCTCATCCTCCTCGTCGTGGCGATCCTCGTCTCGATCGCGATCCGGCGCTCCAAGTTCGGTCTCGGCCTCGTCGCGATCCGCGAGGAGGAGGGCAAGGCGGACGGCTCGGGGGTGAACACGTCCCTCTACAAGATCCTTGCCTTCGCGATCAGCGTCTCGTTCGCCGGAGCGGCCGGCGCGCTGCACGCCCAGTACCTGAACTACGTCGACCCGGACCTCGCGTTCGAGCTCATCATCACCCTCAACCTCATCATCATGAGCCTCGTCGGGAGCCGTGGGACCGTGTGGGGCCCGGTGCTCGGTGCCTTCATCGTCCAGCCGCTCTCGCAATACCTCATCTATTTCATGCCCTCGCAGATCGCGGGCCAGGTCCACCTCATCGCGCTCGGCGTCGTCCTGGTCCTGGTCGTGATGTTCATGCCCGACGGCATCATCACCACGTACCAGACGTGGCGGCGCGGCCGCGGTGGAACACGGGCGGCGGGCGCCACGGGCGCCACTGATGCGACGGACGCGCGGCTCCCGGGCGCGACGGCATGA